TGCAAATTAAAAATGACAAAATACAAACCAAACTGACTGATCACAAGATTATATATAGATGAGAGCAACAAAAGTGCTTCCTTAGCCGCCTTCGGCGAACCACTTAGGTGGCAAAGATGTAGATCGTAACCTAGATCACAACCCTTGACTGCTTCAATTATATTGTCTGGCTGTTGTATAAACGAAACACCCGTAACGGTTTTCCTCGCATCATATTCCTTTCGGCAGTTGTCACTTATACAAAATAAACCAGTGCACCTGAATTCATGTTCCCACATTTAGAAATTTACCATACACAAATTGACTCGATAAAATTAAGATACCAAATTTACTTGCACATGCCTTTTGATGTTaactatataataaaaataattgtaAACATAATATATTAGTgatattactagtgaaatgacccatgAAATCACGgagttgtttaaacgaaacaatttaatgacatgttttaggtattaagtgaatgtaaatgttaaagtcatttattttaatgacccgtttgactaagaaacttgtcgttgtttttacaaatatataaagacatgtattttcgcatacatatgtaacgtaattaatttcgtaaaaagaatccatatttgaatattaacaatttaataattgtaattataattattatattaaaagtaaataataataataaagttcgctcaaagttgagtatttatatttttaataataataataattattagtaataataaatgccttttaaatttttttttaaaaattaaaatacaattattatataaaagttatACAATATGCTTTCGAATTTGGATTTTCTGTAGAAGATTTTACAATTTAGGAGTgattaatattttcttttataaaagatttcgtattattttttaattaaattaatatataattatgacatcattattttaaaaattaaagagGTAATTAGCCTAATGATGACATCACCATTTTAGagttttatatgactatatagatatagattatacAAATCTCTATTTTTATAAAATAGATCACACATAACATAAGTATGAGAAATATATCAATGTTAAGTAATCATCCGAATATAAATATATCTTCAGATTCTATATATCCATTATCATATTGAGTGATATTTCCATACAGGGAATAAGGATTGGACCAAAATTCACACATTTGACCTAAATAACCTACATTGCTATGTCAGCAGTGGCGACTCCAGGATGAAAATCTAACGGGGTCCTAAATATTTTTTTCAAAGTTAATAATATTTAAAGGGAACTCTAGTGGTTGTTTACCTCTAAAAAaccttaaattttaaaaatatatggggtcctaaaATTAAATTTAGTGGTATCCTATACAATTTGAAGAATACATTGTATAAAAAAATTTCAAAGTAGTGGGGTCCTTTGACCCCACACCTATACAAGTACAATCGCCTCTGTATGTCAGTCTGCCCAACAACTAAAATAAGATGTAATTTGTAACATATAATGTAAGTATGAGAATTACATCAATcttagtatacatatatatactataaaaagAGAACTGACCGTAATTTGATGTGCAAAAGTATGGACTTCCGACTCTGTTTTTGAGCATAGCCAGCCATTGCATACTAAAATTAGCATAATTAAACATGCTTTGAACCAGCCTCAAAAATTTTCAAGCGAGAAGGGAGACATCCTCAAGGATGAAAGATAAAAATAAACAATAGTTAGTCAGTAAACTTGTCATGTGTTGAAGCGTTATGCCAGTAGGGAGTATATTATTAAGTAACACGTTAAGGAGGGTTTATGTGAAGTTCGAGTATATGTATAAGATCCATATTAAATAACCTAGATTAGTCCAAACTGTGTGTAACAATTCAAATTTATAAAATCTACAACACCAGAGCAGGTTGTCCCTTTATAGTTAAAAAGCTCAATCAAGAGGTAAAACTTACGAAAAACATTTGTGAGCCCACATTTAGGTTCAACCAGATCTTCTCCAATATCTTTTATGATCCACTACAACACATAAGTAAATGTTTGAACATAGGACGATAAGTAAAGCGTCAACACTTTTTCTAGCGAATTACGAAGTATGACAAAACCTGaccataataaaaaaaataaaaagcatgTTAGACACACAtgaaacaatataaaatctaacgATAAGATCATTCAAATTCCAATTTATGAAGTTTTgtaaataatacagataaaatagcaCAACATCGATGGATGAGTAATACtgataatgaaattttataatACAAGTAGAACAAACTCTTGAAATAAATAACAAACACCTTAGACTGTTACAATTTAGAATTGAAAGCTGTAATTGTTGTAAACTATTGATCAGTGATTTATTTTTTATTGAACTGAATTGATTGATTACAAATACAGAGTGTAAATATATACACTAGAGTTTCAACAGCTAATTCTACTAAAGGAAGGATCCAATAAACACTTTGGAACCCCTTTGTACATAAATGGAAAAACTGCAGTGTTTGTGGCTGTTAATCTTGGCAGTATTGATTGACATGTGACTTTTCTAAATTGGGAAATGATGAAGGTCAATCCCTTCCGATCCTGAGTCAACTTTCTTAAACAGGTAACTTTCTTTTTGTCTTGTATTCTAACACTTCCCCTTAAGTTGAACAGTGGGGTTTCCAATATTCAACTTGCCGAGAACTTCGCTGAAGAGTCTTCCATTGACTGATTTGGTGAGGATGTCAGCTAGCTGATCTTCTGATCTGATTGATGGTAAAGAGATAGCTTCGTTATCTAACTTCTCTCTGATAAAATGTCTATCAATCTCAACATGTTTAATGCGGTCATGTTGAACATGATTTTCTGAGATAGTGATTGCTGCTTCATTGTCGCACAGGATTTGAATAGCTTCTTGTGGTGGAAATCAATTTCTGTTAGTAACTTCTTGATCCATAAGGCCTCGACAATTCCTTTGGCTATTCCTCTAAATTCTGATTCGGCACTTGAAAGTGAGACAACTTTGTGTTTCTTACTTTTCCACGCAACTAAGTTTCCTCCAACTATTGTGAAGAAACCTGAAGTTGACCGTCTGtctcctttttctccagcccaacttgcATCCGTATAAATTTGTGCTTCAAGGTGCCCATTCTTTTTG
This window of the Rutidosis leptorrhynchoides isolate AG116_Rl617_1_P2 chromosome 7, CSIRO_AGI_Rlap_v1, whole genome shotgun sequence genome carries:
- the LOC139860451 gene encoding uncharacterized protein, yielding MEVEMKALDDNNTWEKCAMPQRKKPVGCRWVFTIKYKPDGTIERYKAPLVAKGYTQTYGIDYSETFSPVAKIDTIREEVYMEAPPVFTDNFKNREKTADHGVVFKKNGHLEAQIYTDASWAGEKGDRRSTSGFFTIVGGNLVAWKSKKHKVVSLSSAESEFRGIAKGIVEALWIKKLLTEIDFHHKKLFKSCATMKQQSLSQKIMFNMTALNMLRLIDILSERS